One Chlamydiota bacterium DNA segment encodes these proteins:
- the ubiE gene encoding Ubiquinone/menaquinone biosynthesis C-methyltransferase UbiE, with amino-acid sequence MNTKHFFSSIAKRYDFANTLLSLGFHHLWNRKLLLSLKGATLLDFCAGTGAISKLALKRGFTKVVLVDFCEKMLGVAKQTLKKNAEFICANVENIPLNQTFDHITMAYGIRNVQHPQKCFNEAFRLLKPGGSIALLELTKPKNPLLRFFHWIYLHTYLPLIGNLITKNKEAYSYLSSSILAFDLDRIKVALTHTGFSEISIKSQTFGLATIIIAKKSLSHLQNTP; translated from the coding sequence ATGAATACAAAACATTTCTTCTCAAGTATTGCTAAGCGCTATGACTTTGCAAATACTCTGCTCTCTCTAGGATTTCATCATTTGTGGAATAGAAAACTCCTTTTATCCCTTAAAGGCGCTACGCTACTCGATTTTTGTGCAGGAACAGGCGCCATTTCTAAGCTTGCACTAAAGCGTGGATTTACAAAAGTCGTCTTGGTGGATTTTTGTGAAAAAATGCTCGGTGTTGCAAAGCAAACCCTCAAAAAAAATGCCGAATTTATTTGCGCCAATGTAGAAAATATTCCTCTCAATCAAACATTTGATCACATCACAATGGCCTATGGAATTCGCAATGTACAACATCCACAAAAATGCTTTAACGAGGCTTTTCGATTGCTAAAACCTGGTGGTTCTATTGCCCTTCTAGAGCTCACAAAACCCAAAAATCCCCTGCTTAGATTTTTTCACTGGATCTATTTACACACCTACTTGCCACTTATCGGCAACCTTATCACTAAAAACAAAGAAGCGTACAGCTACCTGTCTTCATCCATCCTAGCCTTTGATCTAGATAGAATCAAAGTAGCACTCACACATACAGGTTTTAGCGAAATTAGCATAAAATCGCAAACTTTTGGACTTGCCACCATTATCATTGCTAAAAAATCTTTATCTCATTTACA
- the mqnA gene encoding Chorismate dehydratase, translating to MLKVGVIDFINVYPLTYQLVNHNSQFHFFLDTPANLSLLLKNNELDIAQISSSFYLQNKDEFELIKEFGVAATQSVKSVHLYHNIPIETIQTIYVTPQSKASVNLLRVLAMHHWFIDCDFVVVNDFEELIHKPAFLLIGDMALIRPHFEGYETTDLASSWYEMTNLPFVFSVTCVRKDVFHQHPEEINAFIEAMRTSYAWGKEHRDEVIKAARKVCPLPKPYLDNYYDTLEFELTDHHFQGMYKFEKYLQMSQKQMQTT from the coding sequence ATGCTTAAAGTCGGAGTGATTGATTTTATCAACGTATATCCTCTCACTTATCAGCTTGTTAATCACAACTCACAGTTCCACTTTTTTTTAGATACACCAGCTAATCTCTCTTTGCTTTTAAAAAATAACGAACTCGACATTGCACAAATTTCTAGCTCATTTTATTTACAAAACAAAGATGAATTTGAACTGATCAAAGAATTTGGTGTGGCTGCAACTCAAAGCGTCAAAAGTGTGCATCTTTATCACAATATTCCCATAGAAACCATCCAAACCATTTATGTCACTCCACAGAGTAAAGCTTCTGTAAACTTACTTCGTGTTTTAGCCATGCACCACTGGTTTATTGATTGCGACTTTGTGGTCGTTAATGATTTTGAAGAGCTTATACACAAGCCTGCCTTTTTACTCATTGGAGATATGGCGCTCATACGTCCCCATTTTGAGGGATATGAAACCACCGATTTAGCCTCAAGTTGGTATGAGATGACCAATCTTCCTTTTGTCTTTAGTGTTACATGCGTCAGAAAAGATGTTTTTCATCAACACCCAGAAGAGATCAATGCTTTTATTGAAGCCATGCGCACTTCTTATGCATGGGGAAAAGAGCATCGTGATGAGGTGATCAAGGCTGCAAGAAAAGTCTGTCCGCTTCCAAAACCTTATCTCGACAATTACTACGACACTCTGGAATTTGAGCTCACAGATCATCATTTTCAAGGCATGTACAAGTTTGAAAAATATTTGCAAATGTCTCAAAAGCAAATGCAAACCACATGA